In Altererythrobacter rubellus, the following are encoded in one genomic region:
- the uvrA gene encoding excinuclease ABC subunit UvrA encodes MSLTKISVRGAREHNLKGIDIDLPRDALIVVTGLSGSGKSSLAFDTIYAEGQRRYVESLSAYARQFLEMMQKPDVEHIDGLSPAISIEQKTTSRNPRSTVATVTEIYDYMRLLWARVGVPYSPATGKPISAQTVSQMVDRVIELPAGTRLYLLAPVVRGRKGEYRKELAEWQKAGFTRVRIDGEIYAIEEAPALDKKYKHDIEVVVDRLAVKAGLETRLADSFETALKLTEGLAYVDLADGVVPGREDEGETGGAMKGVGIPANRIVFSEKFACPVSGFTIEEIEPRLFSFNAPQGACATCDGIGEKLLFDPQLVVPNESLTLKQGAVVPWAKSNPPSPYYMQVLTSLAKAYDFDITTPWNQLEPDQRMIILHGTGGMPVELTFKDGRKEYTVRKPFEGVIGNLNRRLLQTESAWMREELSKFQTAQPCESCHGKRLNEKALAVRVAGTDIADPVRMSVSDAKEWFLGLEAKLNETQQQIARAILKEINERLGFLDNVGLDYLNLDRTSGTLSGGESQRIRLASQIGSGLSGVLYVLDEPSIGLHQRDNDRLLETLKRLRDLGNTVIVVEHDEDAIRQADHIVDLGPGAGVRGGEVVAQGTLKQIMKAKNSMTADYLTGRREIAVPATRRKGNGHKLTVKGARANNLKDVTASIPLGIFTCITGVSGSGKSSFTIDTLYAAAARTLNGARVIAGAHDKVTGLEFCDKVIEIDQSPIGRTPRSNPATYTGAFTNIRDWFAGLPEAQARGYKPGRFSFNVKGGRCEACTGDGLIKIEMHFLPDVYVTCEECGGRRYNRETLEVKFKGLSIADVLDMTIEDAEEFFKAVPPIRDKMHMLNEVGLGYVKVGQQATTLSGGEAQRVKLAKELSKRSTGQTLYILDEPTTGLHFEDVRKLLEVLHRLVDQGNSVVVIEHNLDVIKTADHILDLGPDGGVRGGEIVAEGTPEEVAHEPRSFTGQYLANMLDKSRQAAK; translated from the coding sequence ATGTCCCTGACCAAAATTTCTGTACGCGGTGCGCGTGAGCACAACCTCAAAGGTATCGATATCGATCTGCCGCGCGATGCGCTGATCGTGGTGACGGGCCTTTCGGGCAGCGGGAAAAGCTCGCTCGCATTCGATACGATCTATGCCGAGGGTCAGCGGCGCTATGTGGAATCGCTCAGCGCCTATGCTCGGCAATTCCTCGAAATGATGCAGAAGCCCGATGTCGAGCATATCGACGGGCTTTCTCCCGCAATCTCGATCGAGCAAAAGACGACGAGCCGCAATCCGCGCTCCACCGTGGCGACGGTGACCGAGATCTACGACTATATGCGGTTGTTGTGGGCGAGGGTGGGCGTGCCTTATTCACCCGCCACGGGAAAACCGATCAGCGCGCAGACCGTCAGCCAGATGGTCGACCGGGTGATAGAATTACCCGCAGGCACGCGGCTCTATCTGCTTGCGCCGGTGGTGCGCGGGCGCAAGGGCGAATACCGCAAGGAGCTAGCCGAATGGCAGAAGGCGGGCTTCACCCGCGTTCGAATCGATGGCGAGATTTACGCGATCGAGGAAGCGCCCGCGCTCGACAAGAAATACAAGCATGATATCGAAGTGGTGGTTGACCGGCTGGCGGTGAAGGCCGGCCTGGAAACCCGCCTCGCGGACAGTTTTGAAACCGCGCTGAAGCTGACCGAAGGGTTGGCCTATGTCGATCTGGCGGATGGCGTTGTGCCGGGGCGCGAGGATGAAGGCGAGACTGGCGGCGCGATGAAGGGTGTGGGCATCCCTGCCAACCGCATCGTGTTTAGCGAGAAATTCGCCTGCCCGGTCAGCGGCTTCACCATCGAGGAGATCGAACCACGCCTGTTCTCATTCAACGCGCCGCAGGGGGCCTGCGCGACGTGCGACGGGATCGGCGAAAAACTGTTATTCGATCCGCAGCTGGTCGTGCCGAACGAAAGCCTGACGTTGAAACAAGGCGCGGTGGTGCCCTGGGCGAAGAGCAATCCCCCGTCACCTTATTACATGCAAGTGCTGACCAGCCTTGCGAAGGCGTATGACTTTGACATCACCACGCCTTGGAACCAGCTGGAGCCGGATCAGCGGATGATCATCCTGCACGGCACGGGCGGCATGCCGGTCGAGCTGACCTTTAAGGACGGGCGCAAGGAATATACCGTGCGCAAGCCGTTCGAAGGCGTGATCGGCAATCTCAACCGCCGATTGCTTCAGACCGAAAGCGCGTGGATGCGCGAGGAGCTGAGCAAGTTCCAGACCGCGCAGCCGTGCGAAAGCTGCCATGGCAAGCGCCTGAATGAGAAAGCGCTGGCGGTGCGCGTCGCGGGCACCGATATTGCCGATCCGGTCAGGATGAGCGTTTCCGATGCCAAGGAATGGTTCCTTGGCCTTGAAGCCAAGCTCAATGAAACGCAGCAACAGATTGCGCGCGCCATCCTGAAGGAAATCAACGAGCGGCTGGGCTTCCTCGACAATGTCGGCCTAGACTACCTCAACCTCGACCGTACATCCGGCACGCTGTCAGGTGGGGAGAGCCAACGTATCCGGCTCGCCAGCCAGATCGGCAGCGGGCTTTCCGGCGTGCTCTACGTACTCGACGAGCCCAGCATCGGCCTGCACCAGCGCGACAATGATCGCCTGCTGGAGACATTGAAGCGGCTGCGCGATCTCGGCAATACCGTGATCGTGGTAGAGCATGACGAAGACGCGATCCGTCAGGCGGATCATATCGTCGATCTGGGCCCCGGCGCGGGTGTGCGCGGCGGCGAAGTGGTGGCGCAAGGCACGCTGAAACAGATCATGAAGGCCAAGAATTCGATGACCGCCGATTATCTGACCGGGCGGCGCGAGATCGCGGTTCCGGCCACGCGGCGCAAGGGCAATGGCCACAAGCTGACGGTGAAGGGCGCGCGGGCGAACAATCTGAAAGACGTCACTGCCAGCATCCCGCTCGGCATATTCACTTGCATCACCGGCGTATCGGGCAGCGGCAAGTCCAGCTTCACGATCGACACGCTCTATGCCGCCGCCGCGCGCACATTGAACGGCGCGCGCGTGATTGCGGGCGCGCATGACAAGGTTACGGGGCTGGAGTTTTGCGACAAGGTGATCGAGATTGACCAGTCGCCGATCGGTCGTACCCCACGGAGCAACCCTGCCACCTACACCGGCGCCTTCACAAATATCCGGGACTGGTTCGCCGGCCTGCCAGAGGCGCAGGCGCGCGGCTACAAACCCGGGCGCTTTTCGTTCAACGTCAAGGGTGGCCGATGCGAGGCCTGCACCGGCGACGGGTTGATCAAGATCGAAATGCACTTCCTTCCCGATGTCTATGTGACGTGCGAGGAATGCGGCGGGCGTCGCTACAATCGTGAAACGCTGGAGGTGAAGTTCAAGGGGCTTTCCATCGCCGACGTGCTCGACATGACGATCGAGGATGCGGAGGAGTTCTTCAAGGCCGTGCCCCCCATCCGCGACAAGATGCATATGCTGAATGAAGTGGGGCTGGGCTACGTCAAAGTGGGCCAGCAAGCGACCACGCTGTCAGGCGGCGAGGCGCAGCGGGTGAAACTGGCGAAGGAACTCAGCAAACGCAGCACCGGGCAAACACTCTACATTCTGGACGAGCCGACCACGGGCCTGCATTTCGAGGATGTGCGCAAGCTCTTGGAAGTGCTGCACAGGCTGGTCGACCAGGGCAATTCGGTGGTGGTGATCGAGCACAATCTGGATGTGATCAAAACCGCGGACCATATCCTCGACCTTGGCCCTGATGGCGGCGTGCGTGGGGGGGAGATCGTGGCGGAGGGGACGCCCGAAGAAGTGGCTCACGAACCGCGCTCTTTCACGGGGCAGTATCTTGCGAACATGCTGGACAAATCGAGGCAGGCGGCGAAATAA
- a CDS encoding septal ring lytic transglycosylase RlpA family protein encodes MSLLAIASPPVVGQDAGEDGYSEAQQEDQSFQDGFSEFDIPLPPHDHPYDAVDISEIEPPQEPAVGDVVRDLGTGHASYYGRRFHGRRTANGERFDMRAMTAAHKTLPFGSMVLVTNTGNGRSIIVRINDRGPFTPNRVIDLSRAAAEEIGLVRRGVGEVRIELLAS; translated from the coding sequence GTGAGCTTGCTCGCTATAGCTTCGCCGCCGGTTGTAGGACAGGATGCGGGCGAGGACGGATATTCAGAAGCCCAGCAAGAAGACCAGAGCTTCCAAGATGGCTTTTCCGAGTTCGACATCCCCCTCCCTCCGCACGACCATCCTTACGACGCCGTCGACATTTCTGAGATCGAACCGCCACAAGAGCCAGCCGTCGGTGATGTCGTACGCGATCTCGGCACCGGTCACGCTTCCTACTACGGGCGCCGCTTTCACGGCCGAAGAACTGCCAATGGAGAGCGATTTGACATGCGGGCGATGACTGCGGCGCACAAGACGCTTCCCTTTGGCAGCATGGTGCTTGTCACTAATACCGGCAACGGCCGATCCATTATCGTCAGGATCAATGATCGCGGTCCCTTCACGCCTAATCGCGTGATTGACCTAAGCCGCGCCGCCGCAGAGGAAATCGGCCTGGTCCGACGTGGAGTGGGCGAAGTACGTATAGAACTGTTGGCGAGTTGA
- a CDS encoding argininosuccinate synthase, whose product MPDIKRVVLAYSGGLDTSVIAKWLEVERGCEVVTFTADLGQGEEIEPARTKARAMGIPDKHIYIEDLREEFVRDFVFPMMRANARYEGDYLLGTSIARPLISKRLVEIAHETGADAIAHGATGKGNDQVRFELSAYALDPDIKVIAPWREWDLTSRTALIEWAEKHQIVVPKDKRGESPFSTDANLLHTSSEGKVLEDPWEETPDYVYSRTDNPEGAPDTPEYITIDFERGDGVALNGEAMSPAELLTALNDLGRKHGIGRLDLVENRFVGMKSRGMYETPGGEIYARAHRGIEQITLDRGAAHLKDELMPKYAELIYNGFWFAPEREMLQAAIDHSQEKVSGRVRLKLYKGVAGVVGRKSANSLYSESHVTFEDDAGAYDQKDAEGFIKLNALRLKLLAKRDHA is encoded by the coding sequence ATGCCAGATATCAAACGTGTTGTTCTCGCCTATTCCGGAGGTCTCGACACCTCGGTCATCGCGAAATGGCTAGAGGTAGAGCGCGGCTGCGAAGTGGTGACATTCACCGCCGACCTCGGCCAAGGTGAAGAGATCGAGCCTGCCCGTACCAAGGCGCGTGCGATGGGCATTCCGGACAAGCACATCTATATCGAAGATCTGCGCGAGGAATTCGTTCGCGATTTCGTATTCCCGATGATGCGCGCCAATGCACGCTATGAAGGCGACTATCTGCTGGGCACCTCCATTGCGCGACCTCTGATCTCTAAACGATTGGTCGAAATTGCGCATGAGACAGGCGCTGATGCGATAGCGCATGGTGCAACCGGCAAAGGCAATGATCAGGTTCGTTTCGAGCTGAGCGCATATGCGCTTGACCCCGACATCAAAGTCATTGCGCCTTGGCGCGAGTGGGACCTGACCAGCCGGACCGCGCTGATCGAATGGGCGGAGAAGCACCAGATCGTCGTGCCTAAAGACAAGCGCGGTGAGAGCCCGTTCTCGACCGATGCGAACCTGCTCCACACCTCGTCTGAGGGCAAAGTCCTGGAAGACCCGTGGGAAGAGACGCCGGATTATGTCTATTCGCGCACCGACAACCCTGAGGGCGCGCCGGATACACCCGAATATATCACCATCGATTTCGAACGCGGCGATGGAGTGGCGCTAAACGGTGAAGCGATGTCGCCTGCCGAGCTGCTGACCGCGCTGAATGATCTAGGTCGCAAGCACGGCATTGGCCGGCTCGATCTGGTCGAGAACCGTTTCGTCGGGATGAAGTCGCGCGGCATGTATGAAACTCCGGGCGGCGAGATTTATGCCCGCGCACATCGCGGGATCGAGCAGATCACGCTTGATCGCGGGGCAGCCCATCTCAAGGATGAGCTGATGCCCAAATATGCAGAGCTGATCTACAACGGGTTCTGGTTCGCCCCTGAACGCGAAATGCTGCAGGCGGCGATTGACCACAGTCAGGAGAAAGTCAGCGGTAGGGTTCGCCTGAAGCTCTACAAAGGTGTTGCAGGCGTAGTTGGACGTAAGAGCGCGAACTCGCTCTACTCCGAATCGCACGTCACTTTCGAAGACGATGCCGGCGCTTACGATCAAAAAGACGCTGAAGGCTTCATCAAGCTGAACGCTTTACGGCTCAAGTTGCTTGCGAAACGCGATCACGCCTGA